The Solanum lycopersicum chromosome 6, SLM_r2.1 genome has a window encoding:
- the LOC104647916 gene encoding uncharacterized protein, translating into MVTKKWLVRFNDVNRMQHYSAIATRSLVQKKEDPGAFTIPCTVGLLQFVKALCDLGAIINLMPLSTNKKLSLGDPKPTTMWFLMVDRTLKRPVCVLHDVLVNVQSFIFLVDFVIFDCEVNFLSPYNLGRPFNATKRALANLKKRHMKFRLNNEKTTFNISRSMKQSGELQTFSAITYRVESVPEVQIKERLGVEALEAVNINFDSDGIEEYDSLVGALERNEYRSKPKKLELDMKNHESPPARLRTPNF; encoded by the coding sequence ATGGTGACAAAGAAGTGGTTGGTGCGTTTTAACGATGTTAACAGAATGCAACATTATAGTGCTATTGCCACAAGATCTCTTGTGCAGAAGAAGGAGGATCCAGGTgccttcactattccatgtactgTAGGGTTGCTACAATTTGTGAAGGCATTGTGTGATCTTGGTGCAATCATTAATCTTATGCCATTGTCAACTAATAAGAAGTTAAGCTTGGGAGATCCAAAGCCTACCACGATGTGGTTCTTGATGGTTGATCGAACTTTGAAGAGGCCCGTATGTGTACTACATGATGTGCTTGTGAATGTGCAGTCGTTCATATTTTTGGTCgattttgtgatttttgacTGTGAGGTTAATTTTTTAAGTCCCTATAATCTTGGGAGACCATTCAATGCCACTAAGCGTGCACTagccaatttaaaaaaaaggcacatgaaatttaggttgaacaatgaaaaaaCAACTTTCAATATCTCTAGGTCCATGAAGCAGAGTGGTGAACTCCAAACGTTTTCTGCTATAACCTACAGAGTTGAGAGTGTACCCGAAGTGCAAATTAAAGAGCGACTAGGTGTTGAGGCACTAGAAGCTGTCAACATAAATTTTGACAGTGATGgtattgaagaatatgattcTTTGGTGGGCGCTCTTGAAAGAAACGAATATCGGTCAAAGCCGAAGAAGTTGGAATTGGACATGAAGAATCATGAGTCTCCACCTGCGAGACTGCGAACACCtaatttttaa
- the LOC104647915 gene encoding uncharacterized protein, with protein sequence MARIENMMQKRMRRFEETNENVKDMRSDLSGIRQKVDAHVVSIKHLELQMTQLSTIVNPRQPGTLSSNTIQNAKNDGHYMAVTSREGKQTIDQPMSSIVEGDMRKKDEVAESSGELGDTTKKEVELLHKVVPVPKPPPPFPPRLEKKMEDGKYCRFIIMLKQFSINIPFIEAL encoded by the coding sequence ATGGCACGGATTGAgaatatgatgcagaagaggaTGAGGAGGTTTGAGGAAACAAATGAGAATGTCAAGGATATGAGAAGTGACCTATCTGGAATTAGACAAAAGGTGGATGCACATGTTGTCTCGATAAAACATCTTGAGCTACAGATGACTCAGTTGTCTACTATAGTGAACCCACGCCAACCTGGCACTCTTTCAAGCAACACTATCCAGAACGCAAAGAATGATGGGCATTACATGGCAGTAACTTCTAGAGAAGGTAAGCAGACCATTGACCAACCTATGTCGTCTATAGTAGAAGGTGATATGAGAAAGAAAGATGAGGTAGCAGAATCTAGTGGAGAGTTGGGTGATACAACAAAGAAAGAAGTAGAGTTATTGCATAAAGTTGTCCCCGTCCCCAAACCTCCACCACCATTTCCACCGAGATTGGAGAAGAAAATGGAGGATGGGAAATATTGCCGATTTATCATTATGTTGAAGCAGTTTTCCATCAATATTCCATTTATAGAAGCTTTATAG